The Labilibaculum sp. sequence GGAATTGATTTAAATTGGTTCAAGCGGTATTCTCATGAAGGAGAATTTGTTGCGCACATTGAGAACATCAACACCTATGATCCGCAGATTAGTTCCCTTTTTATGAAGACTGCAAAAGGGGATTATTTGTGGGATGTTTTAATGAATGGGAATGAACGGCAATACGGAGAGGAGTATCTTGAGATGGTGGATGATTTGCTGCAGTTTGCAAGTGTGGATCGTGAAAATTCTCCCATGACAACACTGGTTAGCGGGCACATTGGGGTTGACTACGGAGCCGAAACAATCGGAAGCCGCAAACTGCGTTTGTGCAGCAGTGCCGGCTGCTTGCGCGATTTGGAAAAGAAATACCTGCTCATCGATGCCGAAAAGAGATATACCAATTCATTGGAACTGCTGGAATGCTGCTGCGATCTTTATTGATTTTAGGATCGGAAAGCTTCCAGACTTTTTCCTCTTAGCTGAAGAGGTGATTTTCCTGTGGACAATTTAAATGTTTTGTTGAAGTAGGAGGGACTGTTGAATCCGCATTCGTAGGCAATCTGGGCCACGGTTAACCTTCCTTCGGCAAGAAGCTTTTTTGCATAATTAATACGCATTTCATTCAGGAATTCAGAAAAGGTTTTATTCGTTTTGCTTTTAAAAAAGCGGCAAAATGCTGTTTTACTCATGTTGGCAATTTTGGCGGCTTCGTCCAATTCTATTTTTTGCTGAAAGTTTTTACTTACGTATTCATAAATCTGATACAGTTTTTGATTGTTTCTGTGCTGGAAAGTTTCTACAAAATTATCCGAAGCCAGATACTCCAGATCATCCGATAGAGCCAAAACCTGCAATATCTGCAGCAGTACAAGAATCCGCTGGGCGAATTCCGATGAATGAAGTGTTTTTAAATGCTGAATGATCTTGTATTTTGAACTGCCTTCAATCCGTACTCCCTGAAACGATTTGGTCAGGAACTTCTTAATTCGATACATTTCAGGCAATAGAAAGAACTCTTTGCCAAAACTATCCTCTTTGAAATGAACGACCCAGGCAATGGCCCGCAAATCATTTTCTTTTCGGTAGTAAGACTCATCGTTCTTCATTACATGAGGAGTGTTGGGCCCAATAAATATCAAATCACCATCTTTAAAATTGTCAATACAGTCGCCAACCACCAAAGTACCTCTGCTTTTTTCAATGTAGATCAATTCAAATTCGGGATGATGGTGCCACGGAACTTCAATGTGCGGTAAAACATCAATCTTAGACCGGAACGAATGCTCATTCTTTATCGGTATCTCTTCAAGTAGTAGCGACATAGTTGTATTATTTTACCTGCTCTGTTTGCAGTTTTCTCAATAAAAGATAATATATTACCTGCTGTTTTTTGTGTTCACTTCGAATCGCAGATTAATATCTTTAAAAGCAGTACTTGTGTATTATTGCCTTTTGTTGTCGTTTATTATTAATAAAGTGTGAATATAGTGCAATAAAATGATAAAATAGTAAAACTAATTCATAAGAAATTGAATGAGATTTGTAAACAGAAATACAAACGATTGAAAAAATATAATTATGGTCTCAATTAGTACGAATATTGGTAAGAGTAATTCCGGAGAAAAAGCTCAGGGAATGAACTATAAAGGAGCTTTAGCTCTGTTAACGTCTCTGTTTTTTATGTGGGGATTTTTGACTTGCATGAATGATATTTTAATTCCTCATTTAAAAGGATTGTTTGATTTGTCAATTACGCAGGCCATGCTTGTACAGTTTACCTTTTTTGGAGCCTATTTTTTAATGTCATTGCCGGCAGGTTGGATTATTGGAAAGATCGGTTATAAAATGGGAATTGTAACAGGATTGGGTATTGCTGCTATTGGTGCAGCATTGTTTTTTCCTGCAGCGGCATTCCTGTCTTACGGATTTTTTCTTTTTGCCTTGTTCGTGTTGGCTGTTGGGATTGTTATTCTTCAGGTGGCAGCAAATCCGTTTGTTGCAGAATTAGGTACGCCCGAAACGGCTTCAAGCCGCTTGAATCTTACTCAGGGATTTAATAGTCTGGGAACCACTGTTGCTCCAATTTTTGGGGCTTATTTAATATTGGATAACACAAGTGTAGATATTGCAGGTAAGGCGGAAGCAGTTCAAATGCCATATGTTGGGTTGGCAATTGCGCTGGCTGTTATTGCAGTGATTTTTGCATTGGTGAAATTGCCGAAAATTCAGGATGCTGAGGAAGAAAAAGCAGAGGGATCGGTATGGAGATTCAGACATTTAATTTTGGGTGCACTTGCCATTTTTACTTATGTTGGAGCAGAGGTTTCCATAGGAAGTGCTTTGGTAATGTATTTTGGAGACGAAGGATTGCACCTGTTTGGTGAAGCCGAAGCGGCCAGCTATGTTTCCGTATTTTGGGGCGGAGCAATGATCGGCAGGTTTATAGGATCAGCAATCATGCAAAAGGTATCGGCCTCAAAAGTATTGGCTTTTAATTCTGTTATGGTTGTGGTTTTAGTTGTTGTTAGTATGCTTACTAACGGATATGTTGCCATGTGGAGTCTTGTTTTGGTAGGATTGTTTAACTCAATTATGTTTCCAACTATTTTTACCCTTGCAATTGATGGTTTGGGTAAATATACAAGTCAGGGTTCAGGTATTTTGTGTTTAGCGATTGTTGGTGGTGCAATAATTCCTATGATAATGGGAGTGCTGGCCGATAATTTTGGATTGCGTAATTCATTTGCATTAACCATTATCTGTTACGGATACATTTTATTCTATGCCTTAAGGGGACATAAACACGCGTAATTAATTATTTATTTTGTTGGGATGAAGGAAGTTGCTTTAGGTATCGATATAGGTGGAACCAATACTGTTTTTGGCTGTATTGATTCAAAGGGGAATTGTTTGGCAACAGGGAGTCTGCCAACTCAAAAGCACGCGGCTATTGAGGATTATTTGAATGAGTTGTTTTTTGAGGTTGAATCTGCTATGAATGGATCAGCTGAAAAAATGCAAATTATTGGAGTTGGTATTGGTGCTCCAAATGCCAGTTTTTACACCGGAACTATTGAAAATGCTGCGAATTTGCGATGGAAGGGGAGTGTGCCTTTAGCCAGTTTGGTGAAAAAGAGAATTGATGTCCCGGTCATTATTACCAATGATGCCAATGCTGCGGCAATGGGAGAAAAGGTTTTTGGTGCCGCAAAAGGAATGGATAATTTCATCGTGATTACTCTTGGTACCGGATTAGGAAGTGGAATTGTAGTAAATGGCGACTTGTTGTATGGCCACGATGGTTTTGCAGGTGAAGTTGGACATATGATTGTTCGCGCCAGCGGACGGGAATGTGGTTGTGGACGCAAAGGTTGTTTGGAAACTTATGTGTCGGCAACAGGAGTTAAAAGAACTGTTTATAAGTTGCTGGCACGGCACATGGGCGATAGTGAGTTGAGAAATGTTCCATTTAGCAGGCTGACAGCAAAAATGGTTGCAGAAGCTGCCGGCAGAGGCGATTTGGTTGCAAAAGAAACATTTGAATATACTGCAAGAATGTTGGGAGAGGTTCTGGCTAATGTGGTTGCTGTAACCAGTCCTCAGGCAATCTTTCTATTTGGAGGATTGACAAAGGCTGGAGATATTCTCTTTAATCCGGTTGCAGAAACACTCGAAGAACAACTTCTTTCCATCTACAAAGGGAAAGTTAAAATATTAGCTTCCGGAATTGAGGATGATGCAGCGGTTTTAGGTGCAGCATCTTTAATCTGGAACAAAAGATAACCGATAGCTTTCAGGCTTAGTTTGAAAGTTAACCCCTCGTGCCTGCATTTATGCAGGCACTTTTTGTTTGTAGAAATTGGTTCTACAATCTGTGGGAAAGATTCCACACATATTTGCATGTTAAAAGTTGTGGAATTAAAAAATAAAATTTCCATGTGAGGTGTATTGTACTGGTAATGAGCCGTTAATTTACTTTTGCGCGTTGAGTTTTAATTTGATTTTATTTCTGGCACAGATTTCTCATATTGATCTGTGAATTTGAATTGATGTAAACTTATTAAAATTAAAAATTATGAGAAAGTTAGTATTTGCACTCCTGGTATTACCTCTATTTACAGCATGTAATCAGAAAGAATTAAAGCAATTGCGTGAGCAAAATGTTCAACTGACTCAAATGGCTCAGGAAAAAGATTCTACCATTGATGATTTTGTTGAATCGTTTGATGTTATTGCAGCTAATCTGGCAATCATTAAAGAGAAAGAAAATATTATTTCTGTTAGTGCAAGTGAGAATCCAAGTGTTGGAAAAAAAGCGCAAATTGTTACTGATTTAGGTCTGATTCGCGACCTTTTGGAAGAAAACAAAGCAAAGCTTGAAAGTCTGGATAAAAAATTGAATAACAGCTGGTACCAAAACTCAAAATTAAAGAAATTGGTGGCTGGTTTAAAAACACAAATTGAAGAAAAAGATCTTTCAATCAATGCGCTTTCTGAGCAGGTTGCACAGCTTAATGTTGAGGTTGAGAATTTGAACGGACAGGTAACTGATTTGAATGGTACTGTTGTTGCTTTAAATACTGAGAATGACAGCAAAGCTAAAACAATTGAAGAGCAAACGACCAATTTAAACACAGCACATTACGTAATTGGTGACATTAAAGAGCTGAAGCTGAAGCAGGTTGTAACAAGTACTGGTGGTATTTTAGGAATAGGAGCGACCAACAAGTTGAATCAGAAAATTAATCCTGAAAATTTCAACAATATCGATATTACTCAAACAACGACTATTCCTGTATCTGGAAAGAAAGTTAGTTTAGTAACTTCTCACCCTAGCGATTCATACCGATTTGAAGGAACTGATAAAGAAATTGAAGCAATCACTATCCTTGATCCTAATGAGTTCTGGAAAGCATCAAAATATTTAGTTGTTGCAGTGAAATAATACAAACAGAATAGCTTGGTTTTAAGCATCCCATTTTGGGGTGCTTTTTTTTTGCGCAGATTTAGTCTTTATCGGCAAAAATACCTTGAGGTTTATCTAACCTGCCCAATGTGTAAATTAACTGATAGTATTATTTCTTTTGGGTAGGATATTGCCCGGTAATCAGCCAATTATCCTCATGTTGAGTTTATTAATTAGCTGGAATTTCGTAACTTATAAACAATCTTCTTGCCCCTATAAAGTGTAGCTCTATACACTGTGCTGTTGATTTGTGTTGAAACGGAATAATTAAATACTTATGTCTGATCTAGAACAAGGAATTCAAAATCATTTATTTGAATTGCAGTTAGAAATTGATGATATTTTTGCCAAAGGGCGCGATTCTGTAGTTTCGGAAGTTACCATTGGGCAAATATATGGTGGAATGCGTGGATTGATTGCATTGGCCTGCAACACATCCTATGTTGATCCTTATTCCGGGCTTCA is a genomic window containing:
- a CDS encoding AraC family transcriptional regulator; its protein translation is MSLLLEEIPIKNEHSFRSKIDVLPHIEVPWHHHPEFELIYIEKSRGTLVVGDCIDNFKDGDLIFIGPNTPHVMKNDESYYRKENDLRAIAWVVHFKEDSFGKEFFLLPEMYRIKKFLTKSFQGVRIEGSSKYKIIQHLKTLHSSEFAQRILVLLQILQVLALSDDLEYLASDNFVETFQHRNNQKLYQIYEYVSKNFQQKIELDEAAKIANMSKTAFCRFFKSKTNKTFSEFLNEMRINYAKKLLAEGRLTVAQIAYECGFNSPSYFNKTFKLSTGKSPLQLRGKSLEAFRS
- a CDS encoding sugar MFS transporter translates to MVSISTNIGKSNSGEKAQGMNYKGALALLTSLFFMWGFLTCMNDILIPHLKGLFDLSITQAMLVQFTFFGAYFLMSLPAGWIIGKIGYKMGIVTGLGIAAIGAALFFPAAAFLSYGFFLFALFVLAVGIVILQVAANPFVAELGTPETASSRLNLTQGFNSLGTTVAPIFGAYLILDNTSVDIAGKAEAVQMPYVGLAIALAVIAVIFALVKLPKIQDAEEEKAEGSVWRFRHLILGALAIFTYVGAEVSIGSALVMYFGDEGLHLFGEAEAASYVSVFWGGAMIGRFIGSAIMQKVSASKVLAFNSVMVVVLVVVSMLTNGYVAMWSLVLVGLFNSIMFPTIFTLAIDGLGKYTSQGSGILCLAIVGGAIIPMIMGVLADNFGLRNSFALTIICYGYILFYALRGHKHA
- a CDS encoding ROK family protein, which encodes MKEVALGIDIGGTNTVFGCIDSKGNCLATGSLPTQKHAAIEDYLNELFFEVESAMNGSAEKMQIIGVGIGAPNASFYTGTIENAANLRWKGSVPLASLVKKRIDVPVIITNDANAAAMGEKVFGAAKGMDNFIVITLGTGLGSGIVVNGDLLYGHDGFAGEVGHMIVRASGRECGCGRKGCLETYVSATGVKRTVYKLLARHMGDSELRNVPFSRLTAKMVAEAAGRGDLVAKETFEYTARMLGEVLANVVAVTSPQAIFLFGGLTKAGDILFNPVAETLEEQLLSIYKGKVKILASGIEDDAAVLGAASLIWNKR